The sequence CGTGATCATCTCATTAAAAAGTACAGTACACATTAAACACGTAATAAGACAATGATTCTATCGTCATTGGTATCGATTTGAAATCCTTTTTaagcatttattattataatctgtttaatttccttttaaattaCAGCATTAAAGCCATAGAAGGTGAGAAAATgtattaaactattttttttcactcctttttcctcttgtagATCTTTGTTGACTATTTTAAAGCACCACTAAAAGACATCTTGCAAAGATGATGACATGGTTTCATATGGGTGCATCTGCAGCGGGTAAACCAAGTATGTTGCTTATACCTTGTTCTGGAGCAAGTTTGCACCGCCATAATGTTACTATGGCAActaaggtgttttctctttgataAAACAGCGGTTCCAGTTTGATCCCAGTTTAACTGAGCCTGGTTACCCGGAGAGCTCCCAAGAAAGCATGCAAACTCATGCAAActcatgcaaactccacacagaaacgACCCAAGTGTTCACCCCAGGACTTGAACCCAGGACTTTATTGCTGTGAGGGAGACGTGCTAACTTATAATAGTGGCACACTCTGGCCTATGCTACCTGTTGCAAATCTCCTGTTCTGAGAGAGAGTTTACAAAGACACTATAACTTGCAAGAAGAGATaatagtaaaaagtaaaaaaaaaacaaaaaatgagttTACCCATTTTTCTGAGGATCACTACACCACTGAGTGTGTCTCCCAGCATGTCCAGTTCAATATTTCCAATGCTACCCATTTGAATATCAGGTAAAAAAGGTTAATTTAATCAACAGTTTTCTTTGTGATTCCCAAGAAGGGAAGAACAGTACAATCTTGACCAACAATGTATTCTTTGATAACATAATCACCTCTAACCGTAAACTATGCTGCAATGACTCCATTTCCCACTGATGATCCTGCTTGCTTATCTACTGGTTTCACATTTCTGCTGTGCCAATGTCAACAAATACAAACTAGCACACTTTATTCACTACTTTGTACTTGTCCTTTCATATGGAACAGATCAATAGAAAGGCTCCAAAAGGACAGCAGCAAGATGCCACCTTTGGTGACTAGTCTCTTACAACAAGTGCTTTCTTCAGTGTGGAAAACCCAGTGATGAGGCAACAGAGGTCCAATgggtataaatatctccacactCTGCAGTtgaacattatcaaaagctgaCAAGCGTCCCTAACAGAAATCTGACATCTTGTGGATCTGCTGAGAGTGTAGAGATGAAGACTTTGAGTGTGTTTGTTGCAGTGGCCATCGTGCTCACAGTGATGTGCAGCCAGCAGAGCTCTGCTGTCCCAGTCCTTCAGGTCACATCTCCAGCTGAATTCTCTTACAGCCATGTCAGGATTTGTTGTATTAATGTGGACAATCTTCCATCTGGTTTACAGGGTGAAGAACTGGAGGAGACCATCTTTTTAGAGATTCCAGATGCTGTCATGGATGAGACTGTGATGGACTCCATGAAGGTAAgagcctgctccaacacacctgactcTGATCTGAAGCTGTACAGAGAGCGTAGTAACAGCCTCTCCTTGGAATCAGAGACAATAGGAACCAGTTTGGACTCCTCTGTACTAAATGGAACCAATGCAGAAtacataatgatgatgatgtgttttATCTTTCACAGACGCTCTCTAACAACAGACAGAAGCGTGCAGCCAAGTGTCAGTTCTGCTGCAAAAATGGACATTGTGGATTCTGCTGCGATTTCTGAAAGACTTTAACTCCATCAAACACACGAGCAGAAATCTGAGCTCACTGGTTTTGTTGGAATTGTTTTAACActtgagatttatttatttaatgctaATGTGGTGATTGGTTGTGACAGCAACCGGAAATCAACatccacacaaaatgatttctgaaatgttcaaaacaataaagtcttgaagaaaaaataaagtctCACTGTTCAAGTTCCttgtgaatgaatgagtgaattaCTAACATGTATTTTCAACATATAATAATCCAACAATGAATCAAGAACATTTTTTCAAAGcgattcaaaaaaaataattatcaatttCAGAGTATAATGAAATCAAAGCTTTTTAAATGCATCACCTTGTCATTAATCAGAAAATACCTTCATTTGAAAACTTGTTTAATATTGACACCAACATTCAATGATAATACGGCTGGGATTActgttaataatgttttattttgtttgtaaatattttcccaataatttaaaagaaacattCTAAAGCAATAACTACTGTGTAGACAATGTTGGTCTTTCAATTGTCTGTAGATTGCTAAAGTGGAAATTGTACTATTAGATAATAATACTATTTAAGATGATATAATTAGTATTTACTTGTAAAAATTAAGGACATAACTAATTTCAAGTGTGCATTATAATGGTAAATTGGTGAatttagtggttagcacatctgcCTCACAACGTGGGTTTCCTCAGGGTTttctggcttcctcccacaatccacaAACATGACTGTCACGATGATTGGGGTCTTGAAATTGCCCGTAGGGGTAAATGTGAGTGTAAGTGGTTGTGTGTCAGTCTCcatgcgatggactggtgccctgtccagggtgtacccctgcctaatgCCTAATGAGAGCGAACAAGTGGGTCAAAAAATGAATGTGCCTGTACCTTTTTTTGTTGGTATCTGTTGGATTTATTTTCTGTCTCTGGTTCTTGGTTCTGTGTGTTCCAACAAACCCAGTTCTGTCAGTGTgagtgcatgcgtgcgtgtgtgtgtgttcagtaaaTGGGTTTAGGTTCAATTGTCACCACATAGGTGTGTCCAATCTTTCTGATTGGCGTTGTGAGCTTACGGTTATTATTTGATTGTTTT is a genomic window of Gouania willdenowi chromosome 16, fGouWil2.1, whole genome shotgun sequence containing:
- the LOC114477882 gene encoding hepcidin-like, whose amino-acid sequence is MKTLSVFVAVAIVLTVMCSQQSSAVPVLQGEELEETIFLEIPDAVMDETVMDSMKTLSNNRQKRAAKCQFCCKNGHCGFCCDF